From the genome of Pseudomonas sp. Teo4, one region includes:
- a CDS encoding porin — protein MGAFATRTGSLAVMFVGLGLPLAGEAEGFPSIGRVASGFGYYNVDKGYDDKLKVYGTVDAFVNYQDSGHYSGYKIAGGGAWTNKLGLYMRKALGPDTVLEMDVEEGFNVNGQAFSQHWKQIGGLRLAVVALRSRSYGKLEFGKTYGMGTPTYADPFLATYGSPYTYLTSPPAGNGAFYLDMRPKHTLAYTTPKFAGISVGSAVSFGWNDTASSGKTLRGKGVSVQYSNAQWIVLGSYNDYLSDPWGDDNRQTHNYFKSASVFRDFGPVAGSLTWQRQDVDNHATPSMQAWTLGFSAPVGKADVARLALVKRDIEFGDKDAYGMMLGYDHFLRPQWAIYGRLALIANRRDSAVSYAGIPLEQSGDDPQNVAIGMYYHF, from the coding sequence ATGGGGGCGTTCGCTACACGTACTGGGTCGCTGGCCGTCATGTTCGTTGGGCTCGGGCTGCCATTGGCAGGCGAGGCCGAGGGGTTTCCCTCGATAGGGCGGGTTGCATCGGGCTTTGGTTATTACAACGTGGATAAAGGTTACGACGACAAGCTCAAGGTGTATGGCACGGTCGATGCCTTCGTGAATTATCAGGACTCCGGCCATTACTCGGGCTACAAGATCGCCGGAGGCGGTGCCTGGACGAACAAGCTGGGGTTGTACATGCGCAAGGCACTCGGCCCGGACACCGTGCTCGAAATGGACGTCGAAGAAGGCTTCAACGTCAACGGCCAGGCATTTTCACAGCACTGGAAGCAGATTGGCGGGTTGCGCCTGGCAGTGGTCGCGCTGCGGTCGCGCAGTTACGGCAAACTGGAATTCGGCAAGACCTACGGCATGGGAACACCCACCTACGCCGACCCCTTCCTGGCCACCTACGGGTCACCCTACACCTACCTGACCAGCCCACCCGCGGGCAACGGTGCGTTCTACCTCGACATGCGGCCCAAGCATACCTTGGCCTACACCACCCCCAAATTCGCGGGCATCAGCGTGGGCAGCGCGGTGAGCTTCGGCTGGAACGACACCGCCAGTTCAGGCAAGACCCTGCGCGGCAAGGGCGTGAGCGTGCAGTACAGCAACGCGCAGTGGATTGTGCTGGGGTCTTACAACGATTACCTGAGTGACCCCTGGGGTGATGACAATCGGCAAACCCACAACTACTTCAAAAGTGCGTCGGTCTTCCGGGATTTCGGGCCGGTGGCTGGCAGCCTGACCTGGCAACGCCAGGACGTGGACAATCACGCCACGCCCAGCATGCAGGCGTGGACCCTGGGCTTCAGTGCACCGGTAGGCAAGGCTGATGTCGCTCGCCTGGCGCTGGTCAAGCGCGACATCGAGTTCGGCGACAAGGATGCCTACGGGATGATGCTCGGCTATGACCACTTCCTGCGACCGCAGTGGGCGATCTACGGCCGATTGGCGCTGATCGCCAACCGCCGCGACTCCGCTGTCAGCTATGCGGGGATACCGCTCGAACAGAGCGGCGATGACCCGCAGAATGTGGCCATCGGCATGTATTACCACTTTTAG
- a CDS encoding LysR family transcriptional regulator, translating into MKFHQIKALVAVDQCGSINEASQRLHVTQPALSRSIKELERELGLTLMQRTYKGMSLTEEGRRILRHAQMAVESMRRLQIEADNIHDAAVGEVTIGVTSLTAVLPEFGPCISDFQAKNPRVRLKLTEQRPSHIVQRLRDGSLDFALTSQQNTQRLNLDWEAVQRIQGNVFCNPANPLRHARSLRQLQYANWISLDAVDDRSSQFYQMFEVNDVNPPQNVIECSSLLLALGLAANANAFMTLSDFAAATALTTGPAAKLTRVEVEEIIPEYPIYLVSVDRHALTSPARELFHSLRVRLQR; encoded by the coding sequence GTGAAATTCCACCAAATCAAAGCACTGGTCGCGGTCGACCAATGTGGCAGCATCAATGAAGCATCGCAACGGCTGCATGTGACTCAACCAGCGTTGAGCCGCTCCATCAAGGAACTTGAGCGTGAACTGGGGCTGACCTTGATGCAGCGCACCTACAAGGGCATGTCGCTGACCGAAGAAGGCCGGCGCATCCTTCGCCACGCGCAGATGGCGGTCGAGAGCATGCGCCGGCTCCAGATCGAGGCTGACAACATTCATGATGCCGCGGTCGGTGAAGTGACCATCGGCGTCACGTCGCTGACGGCGGTGCTGCCAGAATTCGGGCCGTGCATCAGTGATTTTCAGGCGAAAAACCCGCGTGTGAGGCTCAAGCTTACCGAGCAGCGGCCAAGCCACATCGTTCAGCGGCTACGCGACGGTTCCCTGGACTTCGCCCTCACCTCACAACAAAACACGCAACGGCTGAACCTGGACTGGGAGGCCGTGCAACGCATCCAGGGCAATGTGTTCTGCAACCCCGCCAACCCGCTGCGCCATGCGCGCTCACTGCGTCAGCTGCAATACGCCAACTGGATCAGCCTGGATGCGGTTGACGATCGCTCCTCGCAGTTTTATCAAATGTTCGAGGTGAACGACGTCAACCCGCCGCAAAACGTCATCGAATGCTCGTCCTTGCTGCTGGCCTTGGGCTTGGCGGCGAATGCGAACGCGTTCATGACGCTCAGTGATTTTGCTGCAGCCACGGCCCTTACGACGGGGCCGGCTGCAAAACTGACCAGGGTCGAGGTGGAGGAAATCATCCCCGAATACCCCATCTATCTGGTCAGTGTCGATCGGCACGCGCTGACGTCGCCGGCCAGGGAGTTGTTCCATAGCCTGCGCGTCAGGCTGCAGCGCTAA
- a CDS encoding alpha/beta hydrolase — protein sequence MKSYTVQANGIRQFVIEEGEGAPVILLHGFPETNYAWRHQMPELSKQFRVIAPDLRGYGETDKPASGYDKRNMARDIRELMRALDIQKVALVGHDRGARVATRFAKDYPELVDRLVVMDNVPTRIVARELNASIAKAYWFFLFHLVPDLPEALIAGREHIWLRHFFSDWTYDPSTISGEAFDTYVKSYQAPGAVRGAMSDYRANAQDVAQDLEDADVKIACPVMSLWGADFHAVGKLFDMKSIWSEMADDLQAHAIEQCGHLPQEEQPEVVNQLLMNFLSTWRG from the coding sequence ATGAAAAGCTATACGGTTCAAGCCAATGGCATTCGGCAGTTCGTCATTGAAGAAGGGGAGGGAGCACCGGTTATTCTTCTGCATGGGTTTCCGGAGACGAACTATGCCTGGCGGCATCAGATGCCTGAACTCTCTAAACAGTTTCGCGTGATTGCGCCAGACCTGCGTGGTTACGGCGAAACGGATAAACCAGCCTCTGGCTACGATAAGCGAAACATGGCGCGTGATATTCGCGAATTGATGCGCGCACTCGATATTCAGAAAGTCGCATTGGTAGGTCATGACCGTGGCGCACGTGTGGCCACTCGATTTGCCAAGGACTACCCGGAACTTGTTGACCGCCTGGTGGTGATGGACAACGTTCCGACCCGTATCGTTGCACGGGAACTGAACGCTTCAATTGCCAAAGCTTACTGGTTCTTCCTGTTCCACTTGGTTCCTGACCTCCCCGAGGCGCTTATCGCAGGTCGGGAACACATCTGGCTACGCCACTTCTTTTCGGACTGGACTTACGACCCCTCGACGATCAGCGGCGAAGCATTCGACACCTATGTGAAATCTTATCAAGCCCCCGGTGCGGTTCGAGGTGCAATGTCGGATTACCGAGCCAACGCTCAGGATGTTGCTCAAGACCTTGAAGACGCAGATGTGAAAATTGCTTGCCCTGTCATGTCGTTATGGGGCGCTGATTTTCATGCTGTCGGAAAGCTGTTCGACATGAAAAGCATTTGGTCTGAAATGGCGGATGACCTGCAGGCTCATGCAATTGAGCAATGTGGGCACTTGCCTCAGGAGGAACAGCCGGAAGTAGTCAATCAGTTGCTTATGAACTTCTTGAGCACTTGGCGTGGTTGA
- a CDS encoding MBL fold metallo-hydrolase, translating into MKGFAKVLGVAGMAFMAHAMADAPSQIRQQVPGYYRLAVGDFEVTALFDGYNDLAPSLLKGLSAEKVRALLARQAIGPDRMPTTFNAFLVNTGKHLVMVDSGAGHCVPQTAGQLVPNIQASGYQPEQVDTIFLTHLHLDHVCGLVDASGKALFPNATVYLAQAEADFWLDPEKKATAPDNAKEYFEIAQNALAPYKASGRLKTFVPPASPIPEVEASYAVGHTPGSAVYRFASKGSAITFIGDLIHNAAVQFDHPEVAIRFDVDPEKATASREKVFSKLASDGEWLAAAHLPFPGIGHVTQDGKKFNWAPALYGPYTRADEVPLLK; encoded by the coding sequence ATGAAAGGTTTTGCGAAAGTGCTTGGCGTTGCAGGCATGGCTTTCATGGCTCATGCCATGGCCGATGCACCAAGCCAGATACGCCAGCAGGTTCCTGGGTACTACCGTCTGGCGGTGGGGGACTTCGAGGTCACTGCTCTGTTTGACGGATATAACGACTTGGCCCCAAGTCTGTTGAAAGGGCTGTCCGCGGAGAAAGTTCGTGCGCTTCTGGCGCGCCAGGCAATCGGCCCGGATCGGATGCCAACCACCTTCAATGCGTTTCTGGTCAATACAGGAAAGCATCTGGTGATGGTTGATAGTGGCGCCGGGCATTGTGTTCCACAGACAGCCGGGCAACTGGTGCCAAATATCCAGGCCTCTGGCTATCAGCCAGAACAGGTAGATACGATCTTCCTGACACACCTGCATCTGGACCATGTTTGTGGTCTTGTCGATGCATCAGGAAAAGCGCTTTTCCCCAATGCAACGGTTTACCTGGCCCAGGCGGAAGCTGACTTCTGGCTGGACCCTGAGAAGAAAGCGACAGCGCCAGATAACGCCAAAGAATACTTTGAAATTGCCCAGAACGCACTCGCACCCTACAAGGCAAGTGGGCGCTTGAAGACATTTGTCCCGCCGGCATCTCCGATTCCAGAAGTCGAGGCCTCTTACGCAGTGGGGCATACACCAGGAAGTGCGGTTTATCGGTTTGCATCCAAGGGCTCGGCGATCACGTTTATCGGTGATCTGATTCATAACGCAGCCGTACAGTTCGATCACCCCGAAGTCGCCATTCGCTTCGATGTCGATCCTGAAAAGGCAACGGCGTCACGCGAGAAAGTGTTTTCAAAGCTGGCATCGGATGGCGAATGGTTGGCCGCCGCGCACTTGCCATTCCCTGGTATCGGTCATGTCACACAGGACGGTAAGAAGTTCAATTGGGCTCCCGCCTTGTACGGCCCGTACACGCGAGCTGACGAAGTTCCTCTGTTGAAGTGA
- a CDS encoding LysR family transcriptional regulator, producing the protein MKLEDVEVFVEAVQVGSLAGAARRLSLSAMAASRSLSNLETELGVRLVHRTTRALSPTSDGETFLPHAVALLEGRANALADLRPQGSALTGHLRITTSAAFGRKVVAPMLPAFMLQHPALRVDLITTDEQVDIVAQGIDVAIRIAPLRDNRLVARRLADNPRVLCAAPSYVSAHGSPKSMADLSSHSCLATIGTSHWSFLCGEKSVRQKVAGRFCASSIEAIYEACAAGLGIANLSRWYVQPFLEAGLVKQVDLEDAEPEPLGIWAVYPTSRLVPLKVRMFVETLALQLNR; encoded by the coding sequence ATGAAGCTTGAGGATGTCGAAGTCTTTGTCGAAGCCGTGCAGGTTGGCAGCTTGGCAGGCGCTGCCCGGCGGCTCTCGCTTAGCGCGATGGCGGCCTCCAGGAGCTTGAGCAATCTCGAAACGGAGCTGGGCGTAAGGCTTGTGCACCGCACCACGCGGGCGCTCTCACCCACCAGTGACGGCGAGACGTTTCTCCCCCACGCAGTGGCTTTGCTGGAGGGACGAGCCAATGCCTTGGCAGATCTTCGCCCGCAAGGAAGCGCCCTCACCGGGCATCTGCGAATAACCACGTCGGCAGCATTTGGCAGGAAGGTCGTGGCGCCCATGCTGCCCGCATTCATGCTTCAGCACCCCGCGCTACGCGTGGACTTGATCACCACTGACGAGCAGGTAGACATCGTTGCCCAAGGCATCGATGTTGCAATACGCATCGCACCGCTGCGAGATAACCGGTTGGTCGCTCGACGACTGGCTGACAATCCACGGGTGCTTTGCGCGGCCCCGTCCTATGTGAGCGCTCATGGCTCACCGAAGTCGATGGCTGACCTTTCATCCCATAGCTGTCTGGCCACCATCGGCACATCGCACTGGTCTTTCTTGTGTGGAGAAAAAAGTGTTCGCCAGAAGGTGGCCGGGCGCTTCTGCGCAAGCTCTATCGAAGCCATTTACGAAGCATGCGCAGCAGGCCTTGGTATCGCAAACCTCTCGCGATGGTATGTTCAACCCTTTCTCGAGGCAGGGCTGGTCAAGCAGGTGGACCTTGAGGATGCCGAGCCGGAACCGCTGGGCATCTGGGCGGTTTATCCAACGTCCAGGCTTGTTCCCTTGAAGGTACGAATGTTCGTTGAAACGCTCGCGCTTCAACTGAATCGCTAA
- a CDS encoding tellurite resistance TerB family protein, producing the protein MNTSDLLEQLLRAGQASQAQQGSGGMSAQDGLGGLGGLLGGLLGGGSSAGGGGLGGLLGGLLGGGGGSAGGFTQGRSAGGTNYAALASLGMMAFQAYQSWQRSQAAAPQQAVRTVDQLSGPEAEDHSHAILRALIAAAKADGRIDKQEEVMIYAEIKRQTSDPQLQQWLDEEVSKPLDAAEVAQSAQDPAMAAEMYLASVMLVDDQQAAERAYLDELASALQIDPALQVHLEQQAKGAG; encoded by the coding sequence ATGAACACGAGTGATTTACTGGAACAGTTACTTCGGGCCGGGCAGGCTTCGCAAGCGCAACAAGGCAGCGGCGGCATGTCTGCGCAAGACGGCCTGGGCGGTTTGGGCGGCTTGCTGGGAGGGCTGCTGGGCGGCGGTAGTTCGGCGGGCGGCGGTGGCCTTGGTGGTCTACTGGGTGGCCTTTTGGGCGGTGGCGGCGGCAGCGCTGGCGGCTTTACCCAGGGGCGTTCCGCGGGTGGCACTAACTACGCGGCGCTGGCGTCGTTGGGCATGATGGCGTTCCAGGCCTATCAAAGCTGGCAGCGCAGCCAGGCGGCAGCCCCGCAACAGGCCGTGCGCACTGTCGATCAATTGTCCGGCCCCGAGGCTGAAGATCACAGCCATGCGATCTTGCGCGCGCTGATTGCCGCAGCCAAGGCTGACGGCCGTATCGACAAGCAAGAAGAAGTGATGATCTACGCCGAAATCAAACGTCAAACCAGTGACCCGCAACTGCAGCAATGGCTGGATGAGGAAGTCAGCAAGCCACTCGATGCTGCCGAGGTGGCACAGTCGGCCCAGGACCCGGCCATGGCCGCGGAAATGTACTTGGCCAGCGTGATGCTGGTGGATGACCAGCAGGCCGCAGAGCGGGCCTACCTTGACGAACTGGCCAGCGCACTGCAAATCGACCCTGCATTGCAGGTGCACCTTGAACAGCAAGCCAAAGGCGCCGGCTGA
- a CDS encoding GNAT family N-acetyltransferase, producing the protein MPLDFRPAQASDAQDIARFFQLTSEGMADYIWSKLAAPGETLLSVGASRYAREQGDFSYKNCLMATFEGRVIGMMHSYPLSASADRPVETDPVLAPYSDMEIPDTLYISSLALDEAWRNQGLGVQFLRHAQQRADDAGLDGLCLIDYAENHGARRFYERHGFQIVKTCQIVAHPMLGVTGEAYLMYRPTHTLLEKKP; encoded by the coding sequence ATGCCTCTCGACTTCAGGCCCGCTCAAGCCTCGGACGCGCAAGATATTGCGCGCTTCTTTCAACTGACATCGGAGGGCATGGCCGATTACATATGGAGCAAGCTCGCCGCACCCGGAGAAACATTGCTGAGTGTCGGTGCGTCTCGCTATGCCAGAGAGCAGGGCGACTTTTCATACAAGAACTGCCTGATGGCCACTTTCGAAGGGCGCGTCATCGGCATGATGCATAGCTATCCCTTGAGCGCGTCCGCTGACAGGCCTGTCGAGACCGACCCCGTCCTCGCGCCTTATTCCGACATGGAAATACCCGACACCTTGTACATATCCAGCCTGGCACTGGATGAGGCCTGGCGGAACCAGGGGCTGGGCGTCCAATTTCTTCGCCACGCCCAGCAGCGCGCTGATGACGCTGGCCTGGATGGACTGTGCCTGATCGACTATGCAGAAAACCACGGCGCACGCCGCTTCTACGAACGTCACGGTTTTCAGATTGTTAAAACCTGCCAGATCGTTGCGCACCCGATGCTGGGCGTAACCGGTGAAGCCTATTTAATGTATCGCCCTACTCACACTCTGCTCGAGAAAAAACCATGA
- a CDS encoding cupin domain-containing protein, which produces MNKKLTVFRELDIQPLRDLPFFEEVVEGTPHTLTSKYYHDEQQGRISGEWEASTGAWRIHYKVWEFCHVLSGCCVIELEGCDPVTLTAGDTFIIEPGAKGKWTVLEDMKKNFVILLPAN; this is translated from the coding sequence ATGAACAAGAAACTGACCGTGTTCCGCGAACTGGATATCCAGCCGCTGCGCGACCTTCCCTTTTTTGAAGAGGTCGTGGAAGGTACCCCTCACACGCTAACTTCCAAGTACTATCACGATGAACAGCAAGGTCGCATTTCCGGAGAGTGGGAGGCCAGCACCGGGGCGTGGCGCATCCACTACAAAGTTTGGGAGTTCTGCCATGTTCTGAGTGGATGCTGCGTCATTGAGCTTGAGGGCTGCGACCCGGTGACACTGACCGCTGGCGACACGTTCATTATCGAGCCGGGCGCCAAGGGCAAATGGACCGTACTAGAAGACATGAAAAAGAACTTCGTGATTCTCTTGCCCGCGAACTAG
- a CDS encoding HIT family protein, whose protein sequence is MDISPRFIIHESPHWVINHRMDSALPGYLMLSAKQMTNALSALSSDALAELGVLQARIQASLETHLQPKRLYIGRFGHAAGYSIHFHFIPVYHWVEAMFWRDDRYRVLQTFGSSDSTLSQTDGAELTLYVWREFCERPDPPPIQGPSIDHVIEALRLDFGFKRVG, encoded by the coding sequence ATGGACATATCGCCTCGTTTCATCATCCATGAATCCCCGCATTGGGTGATCAACCACCGCATGGACAGCGCGTTGCCTGGCTATCTGATGCTAAGTGCCAAGCAGATGACAAACGCGTTGTCGGCATTATCGAGCGACGCGTTGGCAGAGTTGGGTGTATTGCAGGCGCGCATCCAGGCTTCCCTCGAAACGCACCTGCAGCCCAAACGGCTTTACATCGGCCGCTTCGGTCATGCCGCGGGGTACTCCATCCATTTCCATTTCATCCCTGTCTACCACTGGGTAGAGGCGATGTTCTGGCGCGACGACAGGTACAGAGTGCTGCAAACCTTTGGCTCATCCGACAGCACCCTGTCTCAGACCGATGGCGCGGAACTGACTTTGTATGTCTGGAGAGAGTTCTGTGAACGGCCTGACCCTCCACCGATACAAGGGCCTTCCATCGATCATGTCATAGAGGCTTTGCGCTTGGACTTCGGTTTTAAGCGTGTGGGTTGA
- a CDS encoding Rrf2 family transcriptional regulator, translating to MSLYSAGVEYGIHCLLYLVDERGDTRESSVRDLAELQGVPQEYLAKVFTKLARAGLVAATEGVRGGFRLARPSDEITVLDIVTAIDGPKKIFDCREIRERCTIFAGSPPSWATEGTCAIHAVMLNAQKRMEEALAQQTILDLARRFGRKAPATFGQQVNEWISERREGKGGAGEIAVTQV from the coding sequence ATGTCCCTCTATAGTGCTGGCGTCGAATACGGCATTCACTGCCTGCTGTACCTGGTGGACGAGCGCGGTGACACCCGTGAGTCCAGCGTCCGCGACCTGGCCGAGTTGCAGGGCGTGCCGCAGGAGTATTTGGCCAAGGTGTTCACCAAGCTGGCCCGCGCCGGGCTGGTGGCGGCAACCGAAGGCGTGCGCGGCGGCTTTCGCCTGGCGCGGCCATCGGATGAAATCACCGTGCTGGACATCGTCACGGCCATCGACGGGCCGAAGAAAATCTTCGACTGCCGGGAAATCCGCGAACGCTGCACGATTTTTGCGGGCTCGCCACCCAGCTGGGCGACCGAGGGCACCTGTGCGATCCATGCGGTGATGCTCAATGCGCAAAAACGCATGGAAGAGGCGCTTGCGCAGCAGACCATCCTCGACCTTGCCCGCCGCTTCGGGCGCAAGGCGCCGGCGACCTTTGGTCAGCAGGTCAATGAGTGGATCAGTGAGCGGCGCGAAGGGAAGGGTGGGGCTGGGGAGATAGCGGTGACGCAGGTGTAG
- a CDS encoding NAD(P)/FAD-dependent oxidoreductase — MKSNILIIGAGFAGVWSALSAARLLDQAQRDDVRISVLAPQPELRIRPRFYEADVHSMKAPLGDLFEAVGVHFIQGSADAIDAEGRSVSYTDSHGQPQQIHYDRLVLAAGSHVARPAVPGLAEHTFDVDQMESAVHLEQHLASLAARPESPARNTVVVCGGGFTGIETATEMPARLRAVLGEAASLRVLVVDRGTQVGAALGAGITPSIVAASEQAGVEWLTGTSVVAVDAGGVTLDNGEYIASHTVIWTVGVKASPLTAQIAGERDNFGRLRVDDHLKVIGQSHIYATGDTAWAAVDELGNHALMTCQHAIPMGRHSGNNAAADLLNLQPVAYRQPKYVTCLDLGEWGAAFSEGWERELKLQGQEGKNLKRQINSVWIYPPAADRAQALAAADPMIAIV; from the coding sequence ATGAAATCCAACATCCTGATCATCGGTGCCGGCTTTGCCGGTGTGTGGAGCGCCCTGAGCGCCGCTCGCCTGCTCGACCAGGCTCAACGTGACGATGTGCGCATCAGCGTGCTTGCCCCCCAGCCTGAGCTGCGCATTCGCCCTCGTTTCTACGAAGCCGATGTACACAGCATGAAGGCCCCGCTTGGCGACCTGTTCGAAGCCGTTGGCGTCCATTTCATCCAGGGCAGTGCCGACGCCATCGACGCCGAAGGCCGCAGCGTCAGCTACACCGACAGCCACGGCCAGCCGCAACAGATCCACTACGACCGCCTGGTGCTCGCCGCAGGCAGCCATGTGGCCCGTCCGGCCGTGCCGGGGCTTGCCGAACACACGTTCGACGTCGACCAGATGGAATCGGCCGTGCACCTGGAACAGCACCTGGCAAGCCTTGCCGCGCGGCCTGAATCGCCGGCGCGCAACACCGTGGTGGTGTGTGGTGGTGGTTTCACAGGTATCGAGACGGCGACTGAAATGCCAGCCCGCCTGCGTGCGGTACTGGGCGAAGCTGCTTCGTTGCGTGTGCTGGTGGTCGACCGTGGCACCCAGGTGGGGGCAGCCCTGGGCGCGGGCATCACCCCATCGATCGTCGCTGCCAGTGAACAAGCGGGCGTAGAGTGGCTGACCGGTACCTCGGTGGTCGCGGTGGATGCCGGCGGCGTTACCTTGGACAACGGCGAGTACATCGCCAGCCATACGGTGATCTGGACAGTAGGCGTCAAGGCCAGCCCGCTGACCGCGCAAATTGCCGGCGAGCGCGACAACTTTGGCCGCCTGCGCGTCGACGACCACCTCAAGGTGATCGGCCAATCGCACATCTATGCCACCGGCGATACCGCCTGGGCTGCAGTGGACGAACTTGGCAACCACGCGCTGATGACCTGCCAGCACGCCATCCCGATGGGCCGCCACAGCGGCAACAACGCGGCAGCCGACCTGCTGAACCTGCAACCGGTCGCCTACCGCCAGCCCAAGTACGTCACCTGCCTCGACCTGGGCGAATGGGGTGCGGCGTTCAGCGAAGGCTGGGAGCGTGAGCTCAAGTTGCAGGGCCAGGAAGGCAAGAACCTCAAGCGCCAGATCAACTCGGTGTGGATCTACCCGCCTGCAGCGGACCGCGCCCAGGCTCTGGCGGCAGCCGACCCGATGATTGCGATTGTCTGA
- a CDS encoding methyl-accepting chemotaxis protein, translated as MKIGIRAASVFALLGILVLAMGLIALFETRQMDKATDEIRVTWMPAVVALSEISTNLGRARAVTLRTALDDNDSERSRNIELLKGINEQLQSGLKDYEATIIAADDRALFTTFTTAHQHYLDGQALVLQDLSAGRFDEAKQRISGPLTQHADAMMKAMSALITYNGKGADDASQRSSDMADEAFLAITVSLLVIMLALVAIATLLTRSIVVPLGAAVTVAERVATGDLTQPIKVVGRDEPALLLGAMSRMQESLRDTIRKIAASSDQLASASEELHTVTEDTSRGLHQQSAEIDQAATAVNQMTAAVEEVANNAVSTADASKGADRTTRDGRDQVNQALDSIQHLVQDVTGTSQEIEQLASNANEISRVLDVIGAIAGQTNLLALNAAIEAARAGEAGRGFAVVADEVRALAHRTQQSTAEIEQMISGIQSGTERAVSAMHSSQGRANGTLEVAQSAGQALEVIAEAIASINQRNLVIASASEQQAQVAREVDRNLVNIRDLAMQTSAGANQTSAAAQDLSRLAVDLNGMVAQFKV; from the coding sequence ATGAAGATCGGCATTCGCGCTGCCAGCGTGTTCGCCCTGTTGGGCATCCTGGTTCTGGCCATGGGCCTGATCGCGCTGTTCGAAACCCGGCAAATGGACAAGGCCACGGATGAAATCCGCGTGACCTGGATGCCTGCCGTGGTCGCACTGAGCGAAATCAGCACCAACCTCGGCCGCGCCCGGGCCGTCACCCTGCGCACCGCGCTGGATGACAACGACAGCGAACGCAGCCGCAACATCGAACTGCTCAAAGGCATCAACGAGCAGCTGCAGAGCGGCCTCAAGGACTACGAGGCAACCATCATCGCAGCCGATGACCGCGCCCTTTTCACCACCTTCACGACGGCTCACCAGCACTACCTCGATGGCCAGGCGCTGGTGCTCCAGGACCTCAGTGCCGGGCGCTTCGATGAGGCCAAGCAACGCATCAGTGGCCCGCTGACCCAACATGCCGACGCCATGATGAAAGCCATGAGCGCGCTCATCACCTACAACGGCAAAGGTGCCGACGACGCTTCCCAGCGCAGCAGCGACATGGCTGACGAAGCCTTCCTCGCCATCACCGTTTCACTTCTGGTCATCATGCTCGCCCTGGTCGCCATCGCCACTCTGCTTACCCGCAGCATCGTCGTGCCCTTGGGTGCGGCCGTGACCGTGGCCGAGCGCGTCGCCACCGGTGACCTGACCCAGCCGATCAAGGTCGTCGGACGCGACGAACCCGCCCTGCTGCTGGGCGCAATGAGCCGCATGCAAGAGAGCCTGCGCGATACCATTCGCAAGATTGCCGCGTCCTCCGACCAGCTGGCGTCGGCCTCCGAAGAGCTGCACACCGTCACCGAAGACACCAGCCGCGGCCTGCATCAGCAGAGCGCGGAAATCGACCAGGCCGCCACAGCGGTCAACCAGATGACCGCTGCGGTGGAAGAAGTGGCCAACAACGCGGTGAGCACCGCCGACGCCTCCAAGGGCGCCGACCGCACCACCCGTGATGGCCGCGACCAGGTCAACCAGGCCCTGGACTCGATCCAGCATCTGGTGCAGGACGTCACCGGCACCTCGCAAGAGATCGAACAACTGGCCAGCAACGCCAACGAGATCAGCCGTGTGCTAGACGTGATCGGCGCCATCGCCGGGCAGACCAACCTGCTGGCGCTCAATGCCGCCATCGAGGCTGCCCGCGCCGGTGAAGCAGGCCGTGGTTTTGCCGTGGTGGCCGACGAAGTCCGCGCCCTCGCCCACCGCACCCAGCAGTCCACCGCCGAGATCGAGCAGATGATCTCGGGCATTCAGTCGGGTACCGAGCGGGCGGTATCGGCCATGCACAGCAGTCAAGGCCGGGCCAACGGCACCCTGGAGGTGGCGCAGTCGGCGGGCCAGGCGCTGGAAGTGATTGCCGAGGCCATCGCCTCGATCAACCAGCGCAACCTGGTGATCGCCAGCGCGTCCGAGCAGCAGGCGCAGGTGGCACGGGAGGTCGACCGCAACCTGGTGAACATCCGTGACCTGGCGATGCAGACCTCGGCGGGCGCCAACCAGACCAGCGCGGCGGCCCAGGACCTGTCGCGCCTGGCCGTGGACCTGAACGGCATGGTGGCGCAGTTCAAGGTGTGA